In the Rhizobium sp. Pop5 genome, one interval contains:
- a CDS encoding PIN domain-containing protein, with product MASKPPVAVYDACVLYPFHLRNVLVQCAFDGLVDARWTDDIHAEWIRNLAIGSPEIPFPRLEATRDRIKKVLPDADVGNRRILIPDLSLPDPDDRHVLAAAIAGKASVIVTWNLKDFPAADLRPHGVTCVSPDNFLVGLHSTFSSALIDSIRHARLNLRKTVPAVHEFIDALDHQGLRAFSVVLREKAAQLD from the coding sequence ATGGCCTCTAAGCCGCCTGTCGCGGTCTATGATGCCTGCGTCCTCTACCCTTTCCATTTGCGTAATGTCTTGGTCCAGTGTGCTTTCGACGGTCTCGTCGACGCACGCTGGACCGACGACATCCACGCCGAGTGGATTCGCAATCTGGCCATCGGCTCACCCGAGATACCCTTCCCCCGTCTGGAAGCGACCCGTGATCGGATCAAAAAAGTCTTGCCCGATGCCGATGTCGGCAACCGCCGAATTCTCATCCCCGACCTCTCGCTACCGGATCCGGATGATCGTCATGTTTTAGCTGCAGCCATCGCCGGAAAGGCTTCTGTGATTGTCACGTGGAATCTCAAGGATTTCCCAGCCGCGGACCTTCGGCCTCATGGGGTGACCTGCGTATCGCCAGACAATTTCCTCGTGGGCCTCCATTCCACCTTTTCGAGCGCATTGATCGACAGCATCAGGCACGCCCGGTTGAATTTACGCAAGACGGTGCCGGCGGTTCACGAATTCATTGATGCACTGGACCATCAGGGGCTCCGCGCGTTTTCAGTGGTCCTGCGTGAGAAGGCAGCACAATTGGACTGA
- the virB9 gene encoding P-type conjugative transfer protein VirB9, protein MRPHFLLPLILATGFSSAALALETPRGATQDSRIRFVDYQPYNITKVVGTLRSSVQIEFAADEEIAHVALGNSVAWEVAPAGNILFLKPRENQPVTNISVVTTRRDGSTRSYQMELTVRDGSVEAGQNTYFYVKYRYPADEAERRRQEAAARAQAAQAGEADRVLALHEAYGPRNWRYSAQGSQALEPQAVYDNGKVTTFAFAGNQEMPAIYTENSDGSESLVPKSVDGNLVLVHAISRKFILRRGGDVLCVFNEAYDRVGTNPETNTTSPSVERVVKVPPGAAQ, encoded by the coding sequence TTGAGACCGCACTTTCTCCTTCCGCTCATCCTGGCCACCGGGTTTTCGTCTGCAGCGCTCGCCCTCGAGACGCCGCGCGGCGCCACGCAGGACAGCCGCATCCGTTTCGTCGACTACCAGCCCTATAACATCACCAAAGTCGTCGGCACGCTGCGGTCTTCGGTGCAAATCGAATTCGCCGCCGACGAGGAAATCGCTCATGTGGCGCTTGGCAACAGCGTTGCTTGGGAAGTGGCGCCGGCCGGCAACATCCTGTTCCTGAAGCCCAGGGAAAATCAGCCGGTGACGAATATCTCGGTCGTGACGACACGACGGGACGGCTCGACCCGCAGCTATCAGATGGAACTCACCGTCCGCGACGGCAGCGTCGAAGCCGGTCAGAACACCTATTTCTATGTGAAATATCGCTATCCCGCTGATGAGGCGGAGCGGCGGCGCCAGGAAGCAGCTGCGCGCGCGCAGGCGGCACAGGCCGGCGAGGCCGATCGCGTGCTTGCCCTTCACGAAGCTTATGGACCGCGCAACTGGCGTTATTCGGCGCAAGGGTCCCAGGCGCTCGAACCGCAAGCGGTCTATGACAACGGCAAGGTCACCACCTTCGCCTTTGCCGGCAACCAGGAAATGCCGGCGATCTATACGGAAAATTCCGACGGCAGCGAAAGCCTGGTTCCGAAGTCAGTCGACGGCAATCTCGTCCTCGTTCACGCGATCAGCCGCAAGTTCATACTGCGCCGTGGCGGCGACGTGCTTTGCGTCTTCAACGAAGCCTACGATCGCGTCGGCACCAATCCCGAGACTAACACGACGTCACCATCGGTCGAGCGCGTCGTCAAAGTGCCGCCCGGCGCGGCGCAATAG
- the virB11 gene encoding P-type DNA transfer ATPase VirB11 gives MTEAADAGVVRELLSPLSRFLRDKTLYEVIVNRPGQVVTEGRQGWQTYEMPELSFDRLMRLARSVASFSNQAIDQTRPILSATLPDDERIQIVIPPATTRGTVSITIRKPSSVSLTLEHLDHGGLFADVLRVDGDGSRSDQRLLEYYRIGAYKAFLREAVFARKNIIISGATGSGKTTLSKALIRHIPQSERIISIEDTPELVVPQPNHVRLFYSKGGQGLSKVDAKDLLESCLRMRPDRILLQELRDGTAFYYIRNVNSGHPGSITTVHADSARLAFEQLTLLVKESEGGGDLERHDIREMLTIAVDIIIQCKRIDGRFRVSEIYYRDATTDLGRSSSDRA, from the coding sequence ATGACTGAAGCTGCCGACGCCGGCGTCGTGCGCGAACTGCTTTCGCCGCTATCACGCTTCCTGCGTGACAAGACCCTCTATGAGGTCATCGTCAACCGGCCAGGGCAGGTTGTCACGGAGGGGAGACAGGGATGGCAGACCTATGAGATGCCCGAACTCTCTTTCGACAGGTTGATGCGTCTCGCCCGCTCGGTCGCGAGCTTTTCCAATCAGGCGATCGACCAGACGCGACCGATCCTGTCGGCGACGTTGCCGGATGATGAGCGGATCCAGATCGTCATCCCGCCGGCAACGACGAGGGGAACCGTCAGCATCACCATCCGCAAGCCGTCCTCCGTGTCGCTGACCCTTGAGCATCTCGATCATGGGGGATTGTTCGCCGATGTTTTGCGGGTCGACGGCGACGGGAGCCGATCGGACCAAAGGCTGTTGGAATACTATCGCATTGGCGCCTACAAAGCGTTTCTCCGGGAGGCGGTGTTTGCAAGAAAGAACATCATCATCTCCGGCGCAACCGGGTCGGGAAAAACAACTCTATCGAAAGCGCTGATCCGCCACATTCCGCAAAGCGAGCGGATTATTTCGATCGAAGACACTCCGGAACTGGTGGTCCCGCAGCCCAACCACGTTCGACTGTTCTATTCCAAAGGCGGCCAGGGATTGTCTAAAGTCGATGCGAAGGATCTGCTGGAATCCTGCTTGCGCATGCGGCCCGACCGCATCCTACTTCAGGAGCTCCGAGACGGCACGGCATTCTACTACATCCGCAATGTCAACTCCGGCCATCCTGGCTCCATCACCACCGTCCATGCCGACTCCGCCCGCCTCGCCTTTGAGCAGCTGACTTTGCTGGTCAAGGAGTCGGAGGGTGGTGGGGACCTCGAACGGCACGACATCCGCGAGATGTTGACGATCGCGGTCGACATCATCATCCAATGCAAGCGTATCGACGGCCGGTTTCGGGTGAGCGAGATCTACTATCGAGACGCCACGACTGACCTCGGCCGCTCTTCGTCGGATCGAGCTTAA
- the virB10 gene encoding type IV secretion system protein VirB10, with product MAEEEMTQIPGERAETSAGGRLDNNPILKRGVVALAIVVFVAFALWSMRGQDKPSDGAQPERVVIRQTSDFEPAKEPVQPVVPPPAVQLPTPVAAERAPTDDDKLLDAARRAPVIAYGSEKSPATRRQDQDAAADQASNYVPFGNNQAGLGSQGENEDQRFRLLTPTQLQGSRAGTLGNRDFIVAMGTSIPCVLETALSSDQPGFTSCVINRDVLSDNGRVVLMEKGTQIVGEYRGGLRRGQKRLFVLWNRAKTPKGVIITLASPATDALGRAGIDGYVDTHWWERFGSAMLLSIVGDASSYASSRLQDSDVDAQNTTSAGQQAAAIAVEQSINIPPTLMKHQGELVSIFVARDLDFSSVYRLRVTEPRNRVYDRAVLGDFSPSSKLVTK from the coding sequence ATGGCCGAGGAAGAGATGACCCAGATTCCGGGCGAGCGCGCCGAGACGTCGGCCGGTGGCCGGCTCGACAATAACCCGATCCTCAAACGCGGCGTTGTCGCCTTGGCGATCGTCGTCTTTGTCGCCTTCGCTCTCTGGTCGATGCGAGGGCAGGACAAACCGTCAGACGGTGCCCAGCCGGAGCGGGTTGTCATCCGGCAGACATCGGATTTCGAACCGGCGAAGGAGCCGGTCCAACCAGTGGTGCCGCCGCCAGCAGTCCAACTCCCGACGCCTGTCGCCGCCGAGCGGGCGCCGACCGACGATGACAAGCTGCTCGACGCTGCCCGCCGTGCGCCGGTCATCGCCTATGGCAGCGAGAAATCGCCGGCCACGCGGCGGCAGGATCAGGATGCGGCGGCGGATCAGGCTTCGAATTATGTGCCGTTCGGCAACAATCAAGCAGGCCTCGGCTCGCAGGGTGAAAACGAAGACCAGCGCTTCCGCTTGCTGACGCCGACGCAATTGCAGGGATCGCGTGCCGGCACGTTGGGCAACCGCGATTTCATTGTCGCAATGGGGACATCCATTCCTTGCGTTCTCGAGACCGCGCTCTCCTCCGATCAGCCAGGGTTCACGAGCTGCGTCATCAACCGGGACGTTCTCTCAGATAATGGCCGCGTGGTGCTGATGGAAAAAGGCACGCAGATCGTCGGAGAATATCGCGGCGGTCTTCGCCGTGGCCAAAAGCGCCTGTTCGTTCTCTGGAACCGGGCGAAGACGCCGAAAGGCGTGATCATCACTTTGGCTTCGCCGGCAACCGATGCGCTTGGCCGGGCCGGCATCGATGGTTATGTGGACACCCATTGGTGGGAGCGGTTCGGCAGCGCAATGCTCCTGTCGATCGTCGGTGATGCCAGCTCTTATGCCAGCAGCCGGCTGCAGGACAGCGATGTCGACGCGCAAAACACCACCAGCGCCGGTCAGCAGGCGGCGGCGATCGCCGTCGAGCAATCGATCAACATTCCGCCGACGCTCATGAAACATCAGGGCGAGCTGGTTTCGATCTTCGTCGCACGCGACCTCGACTTCTCGAGCGTTTATCGGCTTCGCGTGACCGAGCCCCGCAATCGCGTCTACGACCGTGCTGTCCTTGGGGATTTCAGCCCCTCCTCGAAGCTCGTGACAAAATAG